A single Pseudomonas sp. DC1.2 DNA region contains:
- the folC gene encoding bifunctional tetrahydrofolate synthase/dihydrofolate synthase — translation MTQRTLGEWLAYLEQLHPSAIDMGLERSQQVASRMGLGKPAPRVITVTGTNGKGSTCAFVASLLRAQGLSVGVYSSPHLLRYNERVQVNGVEATDAQLCEAFAAVEAGRGETSLTYFEMGTLAAFWLFQQARLDAVVLEVGLGGRLDTVNVVDADMALVTSIGVDHADYLGDTRESVAYEKAGILRQGAPALCGDLNPPQPLLDKARELACPFFLRGRDFDLGVTDDHWQWRGLDAQGRVVELHDLPLLDLPMENAALALQAYRLLGLPWVDAQIVEALKATRMVGRLDRRQFYWHGKRLNMLLDVGHNPHAAEFLARRLASRPPVGKRLAVFGLLADKDLDGVVGELNASVQHWAVAPLDSPRARQVGDLHVALQNLGASVTSYDSVSAALDVQCAVATSDDEILLFGSFYCVAEALQWLARRSTEEAANGFAG, via the coding sequence ATGACCCAACGTACCCTTGGCGAGTGGCTCGCCTACCTCGAGCAGTTGCACCCTTCGGCCATCGACATGGGCCTGGAGCGCTCGCAACAGGTAGCGTCCCGCATGGGGCTGGGCAAGCCGGCGCCTCGGGTGATTACGGTTACCGGTACCAACGGCAAAGGTTCTACGTGTGCGTTCGTGGCGTCGCTATTGCGCGCGCAAGGCCTGAGTGTCGGTGTCTACAGTTCTCCGCACTTGCTGCGTTACAACGAGCGGGTCCAGGTCAATGGTGTCGAAGCGACTGACGCCCAACTGTGCGAAGCCTTTGCAGCGGTCGAGGCTGGGCGCGGTGAAACGTCCCTGACTTACTTCGAAATGGGCACCCTGGCGGCATTCTGGCTGTTTCAACAAGCCCGTCTTGATGCGGTGGTGCTGGAGGTCGGCCTGGGCGGGCGTCTGGACACGGTCAACGTGGTCGACGCGGACATGGCGCTGGTCACCAGCATTGGCGTCGATCACGCCGATTACCTGGGCGACACCCGTGAATCCGTGGCCTACGAGAAGGCCGGCATCTTGCGCCAGGGCGCACCTGCGCTTTGCGGCGATCTGAATCCTCCCCAGCCTCTGCTGGACAAGGCGCGCGAGCTGGCTTGCCCATTTTTTCTGCGTGGGCGCGATTTCGATCTCGGTGTCACCGACGACCATTGGCAATGGCGTGGCCTCGATGCGCAAGGGCGCGTCGTCGAGCTGCATGATTTGCCGTTGCTGGATCTGCCGATGGAAAACGCCGCATTGGCGTTGCAGGCTTATCGGCTGCTCGGTTTGCCGTGGGTAGACGCGCAGATTGTAGAAGCGCTGAAAGCCACCCGGATGGTCGGTCGGCTTGATCGTCGGCAGTTCTATTGGCACGGTAAGCGCCTGAATATGCTGCTGGATGTGGGGCATAACCCGCACGCCGCAGAGTTTCTGGCTCGGCGTCTGGCCAGTCGTCCTCCGGTCGGCAAACGTCTGGCGGTGTTTGGGTTGCTCGCGGACAAGGATCTGGATGGTGTTGTCGGCGAATTGAATGCTAGTGTCCAGCACTGGGCCGTTGCGCCGCTGGATTCGCCGAGGGCGCGTCAGGTTGGCGATTTACACGTGGCGTTGCAGAACCTTGGTGCGTCCGTAACGTCCTATGACAGCGTGTCGGCCGCCCTCGATGTGCAATGTGCGGTAGCGACGAGCGACGACGAGATTCTGTTGTTCGGATCATTTTATTGTGTCGCCGAGGCCCTTCAATGGCTGGCCCGGCGCTCCACGGAGGAAGCGGCAAATGGCTTTGCTGGATAA
- the accD gene encoding acetyl-CoA carboxylase, carboxyltransferase subunit beta → MSNWLVDKLIPSIMRSEVKKSSVPEGLWHKCPSCEAVLYRPELEKTLDVCPKCNHHMRIGARARIDIFLDAEGRSELGADLEPVDRLKFRDGKKYKDRLVAAQKATGEKDALISMSGTLLGMPVVVSAFEFSFMGGSMGAIVGERFVRAANYALENKCPMICFAASGGARMQEALISLMQMAKTSAVLARLREEGIPFISVLTDPVYGGVSASLAMLGDVIVGEPKALIGFAGPRVIEQTVREKLPEGFQRSEFLLEHGAIDMIIHRQELRPRLGNLLAQMMGLPTPTFVAAPIEPIVVPPVPANL, encoded by the coding sequence ATGAGCAACTGGTTAGTAGACAAACTGATCCCTTCGATCATGCGTTCCGAGGTCAAGAAGAGCTCGGTGCCTGAAGGTCTTTGGCACAAATGCCCGTCTTGCGAGGCTGTGCTGTATCGTCCGGAGCTGGAAAAGACTCTGGATGTTTGCCCCAAGTGCAACCACCACATGCGCATCGGCGCCCGCGCCCGCATTGACATTTTCCTCGACGCTGAAGGCCGCTCCGAACTGGGCGCGGACCTGGAGCCGGTTGACCGTCTGAAGTTCCGCGACGGCAAGAAGTACAAGGATCGTCTGGTTGCTGCGCAAAAGGCGACCGGTGAAAAAGACGCACTGATCTCCATGAGCGGTACGCTGCTGGGCATGCCAGTTGTTGTGTCGGCGTTTGAGTTCTCATTCATGGGCGGCTCGATGGGCGCTATCGTTGGTGAGCGCTTCGTGCGTGCCGCCAACTACGCGCTGGAAAACAAATGCCCGATGATCTGCTTCGCCGCTTCAGGTGGCGCGCGGATGCAGGAAGCTCTGATTTCCCTGATGCAAATGGCCAAGACTTCGGCGGTACTGGCGCGTCTGCGTGAAGAAGGTATTCCGTTCATCTCCGTATTGACCGACCCGGTCTACGGTGGCGTTTCCGCCAGTCTGGCGATGCTGGGCGATGTGATCGTCGGCGAGCCGAAAGCCCTGATCGGCTTCGCCGGTCCGCGCGTCATCGAGCAAACCGTGCGCGAAAAACTGCCGGAAGGCTTCCAGCGCAGCGAATTCCTGCTGGAACACGGCGCAATCGACATGATCATTCATCGTCAGGAATTGCGTCCGCGTCTGGGCAACCTGCTGGCACAAATGATGGGCCTGCCGACGCCGACATTCGTCGCCGCGCCGATTGAACCGATCGTGGTTCCGCCGGTGCCTGCCAACCTATGA
- a CDS encoding phosphoribosylanthranilate isomerase, producing MSAVRSKICGITRIEDALAAVEAGADAIGFVFYAKSPRAVTFQQVRAIIKALPPFVTTVGLFVNASRCELGEILDAVPLDLLQFHGDETATECEGWNRPYIKALRVKAGDDIAAACDAFPSARGILLDAYVEGVPGGTGEAFDWSLIPQGLSKPIILAGGLSADNVAEAIARVRPYAVDVSGGVEVSRGIKDHAKIQAFISAVRSST from the coding sequence ATGTCAGCCGTTCGCAGCAAGATTTGTGGGATTACCCGCATAGAAGATGCGTTGGCAGCAGTCGAGGCGGGGGCGGATGCCATTGGGTTTGTGTTTTACGCCAAAAGTCCGCGGGCAGTGACCTTCCAGCAGGTCAGGGCAATCATCAAGGCTTTGCCGCCGTTTGTGACCACCGTGGGTTTGTTCGTCAACGCCAGCCGCTGCGAGCTGGGGGAAATTCTCGATGCCGTGCCGCTGGACCTCTTGCAGTTTCACGGTGATGAAACTGCCACAGAGTGTGAGGGCTGGAACCGCCCGTACATCAAGGCACTGCGGGTCAAGGCTGGCGATGATATTGCCGCAGCGTGTGATGCATTCCCCAGTGCCCGCGGTATTCTGCTCGACGCCTATGTTGAAGGCGTGCCGGGCGGAACCGGCGAAGCCTTTGACTGGTCACTGATACCGCAAGGCTTGAGCAAGCCGATTATCCTGGCCGGTGGCCTGAGCGCTGATAACGTCGCCGAGGCGATTGCCCGGGTTCGGCCATACGCAGTGGACGTTAGTGGCGGGGTAGAGGTGAGCCGGGGTATCAAGGATCACGCCAAGATTCAGGCATTTATCAGTGCGGTACGCAGTAGCACGTAG
- the truA gene encoding tRNA pseudouridine(38-40) synthase TruA, with the protein MAADGFFRIALGVEYKGSRYRGWQRQASGVLTVQETLEKALSKVADSPVSLHCAGRTDAGVHACGQVVHFDTPVDRSLKAWVMGANINLPHDISVSWAKVMPAHFHARFKAIARRYRYVIYNDQIRPAHLNEEVTWNHRPLDVERMAEAARFLIGIHDFSAFRAGQCQAKSPVKELHHLRVTRHGKMIVLDIRASAFLHHMVRNIAGVLMTIGTGERPVEWMKEVLESRVRRSGGVTAHPFGLYLVQVEYRDEFPLPERYIGPHFLTGFTELDG; encoded by the coding sequence ATGGCGGCCGACGGCTTTTTCCGGATCGCGCTGGGCGTTGAATACAAAGGCTCGCGTTATCGCGGCTGGCAGCGACAGGCCTCTGGTGTGCTGACGGTTCAGGAAACCCTCGAAAAAGCCCTGTCCAAAGTCGCCGACTCACCGGTGTCGTTGCATTGTGCCGGGCGCACTGATGCTGGCGTACACGCCTGTGGCCAGGTGGTGCATTTTGATACCCCGGTCGATCGCTCGCTGAAGGCCTGGGTCATGGGCGCCAACATCAATTTGCCCCACGACATCAGTGTGAGTTGGGCCAAAGTCATGCCGGCGCATTTTCACGCGCGGTTCAAGGCTATTGCCCGGCGTTATCGTTACGTCATCTACAACGATCAGATCCGCCCGGCGCACCTCAACGAAGAAGTCACCTGGAATCACCGCCCGCTCGACGTCGAGCGCATGGCTGAAGCGGCTCGGTTCTTGATCGGTATTCACGATTTCAGCGCGTTTCGCGCCGGACAGTGTCAGGCCAAATCTCCGGTCAAAGAGCTGCACCACCTACGGGTGACTCGGCACGGAAAAATGATCGTGCTGGATATCCGCGCCAGCGCTTTCCTGCACCACATGGTGCGTAACATCGCCGGTGTGTTGATGACCATCGGTACGGGTGAACGGCCGGTAGAGTGGATGAAAGAAGTGTTGGAAAGTCGCGTGCGTCGCTCGGGTGGAGTCACGGCCCACCCGTTCGGTCTGTATTTGGTGCAAGTCGAGTATCGCGACGAGTTCCCATTGCCCGAGCGTTACATCGGCCCACACTTCCTGACGGGTTTCACGGAACTTGACGGCTGA
- a CDS encoding M24 family metallopeptidase has translation MNATLKEAVGPSYSLEGMCHAKRKTWEAIEEIARRIKPGMHESKALAMSLEVLNEQGMDRLWHPSKIRIGENTLKTFKQHSEGDPVLAENDIFFIDLGVVWDRHEGDSGATFTVGNDPEMLACAVAAKNLFNLVHDHWRTRQVAGPELYRYAEEQATAMGWKLNLEIKGHRVSDFPHAIYRAGDLGNFEECPNVGLWILEIQIAHPTRPFGAFYEDLLD, from the coding sequence ATGAATGCAACCCTCAAAGAAGCCGTCGGCCCCAGCTATAGCCTGGAAGGCATGTGCCACGCCAAACGCAAAACGTGGGAAGCGATCGAAGAAATAGCCCGACGGATCAAGCCGGGCATGCACGAATCCAAGGCGCTGGCGATGAGCCTGGAGGTGCTGAACGAACAAGGCATGGACCGCCTCTGGCATCCATCGAAAATCCGCATTGGCGAAAACACCCTCAAGACCTTCAAACAACATTCCGAGGGCGACCCGGTGCTGGCTGAAAACGATATTTTCTTTATCGACCTCGGCGTGGTCTGGGACCGTCATGAAGGCGACTCTGGCGCGACATTCACCGTAGGCAACGATCCCGAAATGTTGGCGTGTGCAGTCGCGGCAAAAAACCTGTTCAACCTGGTACACGATCACTGGCGCACTCGGCAAGTCGCCGGCCCCGAGCTCTACCGCTATGCCGAAGAACAGGCGACAGCGATGGGCTGGAAGCTCAACCTTGAGATCAAGGGCCACCGGGTCAGTGATTTCCCGCATGCAATCTATCGTGCAGGCGACTTGGGGAACTTTGAGGAATGCCCAAACGTGGGGTTGTGGATTCTGGAAATCCAGATTGCCCACCCTACCCGGCCATTTGGTGCCTTTTACGAAGACTTGCTGGACTGA
- a CDS encoding FimV/HubP family polar landmark protein, whose protein sequence is MVQVRKLVLAIAAASALSSGMAHALGLGELTLKSTLNQPLVAEIELLDVKDLTAAEVVPSLASADDFAKAGVDRQAFLNDLSFTPVLNASGKSILRVTSSKPLSEPMVKFLVQVMWPNGRLLRDYSVLLDPSKFSPQTADAAAQPAPAKAVSAPVTGATKPSQYTTTPRDTLWEIAAKARNGGSVQQTMLAIQALNPDAFIDGNINRLKTGQVLRLPDPVQSTSLAQPKAIAEVAAQNTAWRQGRRTAAKSGARQQQLDATKRGGGDAASSQAAKDNLSLVSAGSGKGRKGAAGDAKNLSNKLAVTQESLDTTRRDNAELKSRMTDLQSQLDKLQRLIELKNNQLAKLQADGAAGAPAANAATAPAMSAALAANPSTAPAVPAAVVTAPEVTPAPAQTPVEPKPAASEQTFNELLTNPILLGLVGGGAVVLLLLLLLLARRRKAQQEAEKHLRMARALAEDQEFSSEHDLPQSSFEGLDVAPPSVKLANVPAPAPAPAPVIAPVVVTPPIAAPLVAPAAERSDDVLTQAQSHIAAGRLNQAAALLEDGIKQEPQRSDLRLKLMEVYGQQGDRDAFVAQERQLVANGENFAQVEHLKSRFPTMALVAAGGIAAAAVAAELDAQYVKDLLLDEPEAPAPADDDLDSAFDLSLDDLEAVSPAVVTPAPAPASAAELDDFPLDDDLSFESVLQQQTDLTENLDDLSDFDLDLDLGGDASAATLAEDDFLLGLGEDGKDLSPADVPTVTEPALDDLELPADFDLSLADEMDAPETPNAFTAELDDVNAELDSLSQGIGEPSFTAEDALASADDEPEFDFLSGTDEVATKLDLAQAYIDMGDKDGARDILNEVVTEGDDGQKSEAKEMLSRLV, encoded by the coding sequence ATGGTTCAAGTTCGCAAACTGGTGTTAGCAATAGCGGCCGCCTCGGCGCTGTCCTCCGGTATGGCGCATGCGCTCGGGCTCGGGGAGCTGACCCTGAAATCGACGCTGAACCAGCCCTTGGTGGCGGAAATCGAGTTGCTTGATGTTAAGGACCTCACCGCTGCCGAAGTGGTGCCGAGCCTGGCTTCGGCCGATGATTTCGCCAAGGCTGGAGTTGATCGCCAGGCGTTTCTCAATGACCTGAGCTTCACTCCGGTGCTTAACGCCAGTGGCAAAAGCATCCTTCGCGTGACCTCCAGCAAGCCGCTGTCCGAGCCGATGGTGAAATTCCTGGTTCAGGTCATGTGGCCTAACGGTCGTTTGCTGCGTGATTACAGCGTTCTGCTCGACCCGTCGAAGTTCTCGCCGCAAACCGCTGACGCCGCTGCGCAACCTGCGCCGGCCAAGGCGGTCAGTGCGCCCGTTACCGGCGCTACCAAACCGTCCCAATACACCACGACGCCACGCGACACCCTGTGGGAAATCGCGGCGAAAGCGCGTAATGGCGGCTCGGTTCAGCAAACCATGCTGGCGATCCAGGCGCTGAACCCGGATGCTTTTATCGATGGCAACATCAATCGACTGAAAACCGGCCAGGTACTGCGCCTGCCGGACCCGGTGCAAAGCACCAGCCTGGCGCAACCCAAAGCCATTGCTGAAGTGGCTGCACAGAACACCGCTTGGCGTCAGGGGCGTCGCACTGCCGCGAAGTCTGGAGCAAGGCAGCAGCAACTCGATGCCACCAAGCGCGGGGGCGGTGATGCAGCGTCGTCGCAGGCAGCCAAAGATAATCTGAGTCTGGTCTCTGCCGGCAGTGGCAAAGGCCGCAAAGGCGCGGCTGGCGATGCCAAGAATCTGAGCAACAAACTGGCGGTAACCCAGGAAAGCCTCGACACGACTCGTCGTGACAATGCTGAACTGAAAAGCCGTATGACCGATCTGCAAAGTCAGTTGGACAAATTGCAGCGTCTGATCGAGCTGAAGAACAATCAACTGGCGAAGTTGCAAGCCGACGGTGCCGCTGGTGCGCCTGCTGCCAATGCAGCCACTGCCCCGGCGATGTCCGCTGCGTTGGCCGCCAATCCTTCTACCGCGCCGGCAGTGCCTGCGGCGGTGGTGACGGCGCCAGAGGTGACTCCGGCTCCTGCCCAAACGCCTGTCGAGCCCAAGCCAGCGGCCTCTGAGCAAACATTCAATGAGCTGCTGACCAACCCGATTCTGTTGGGGTTGGTGGGTGGCGGTGCGGTGGTGCTGTTGCTGTTGCTGCTATTGCTGGCGCGTCGCCGCAAAGCCCAGCAGGAAGCCGAAAAGCACCTGCGTATGGCGCGTGCGCTGGCCGAGGATCAAGAATTCTCCTCGGAGCATGACTTGCCGCAAAGCAGCTTTGAAGGTCTGGATGTTGCGCCGCCCAGCGTGAAGCTCGCTAACGTACCCGCGCCTGCTCCAGCGCCGGCTCCAGTGATTGCGCCCGTCGTGGTTACGCCACCGATTGCCGCGCCGCTGGTGGCGCCGGCCGCCGAGCGTTCTGACGACGTGCTGACCCAGGCGCAGTCGCACATTGCCGCCGGTCGCTTGAATCAGGCCGCAGCCTTGCTGGAGGACGGTATCAAGCAAGAGCCACAACGCAGTGACCTGCGCCTCAAGCTGATGGAAGTCTACGGCCAGCAAGGCGACCGTGATGCGTTCGTTGCCCAAGAGCGTCAGTTGGTGGCCAACGGGGAGAACTTCGCCCAGGTCGAACACCTGAAAAGCCGATTCCCGACCATGGCGCTGGTGGCAGCAGGCGGTATTGCGGCGGCAGCCGTGGCGGCAGAGCTGGATGCACAGTACGTCAAGGATTTGCTGCTTGACGAGCCGGAGGCACCGGCTCCGGCCGACGATGACCTCGACAGTGCCTTCGATCTGAGCCTGGATGACCTGGAAGCGGTGTCTCCAGCAGTGGTTACACCAGCGCCGGCACCGGCCTCTGCGGCAGAGCTGGACGATTTTCCGCTGGATGACGATTTGAGCTTTGAGTCGGTGTTGCAGCAGCAGACGGATCTCACGGAAAACCTTGATGACCTCTCGGATTTCGATCTGGACCTCGACTTGGGTGGCGACGCTTCTGCGGCGACTTTGGCCGAAGACGACTTCCTGCTGGGCTTGGGCGAAGATGGCAAGGACCTGTCGCCTGCCGATGTGCCGACAGTAACTGAGCCCGCGCTGGATGACCTGGAGCTGCCGGCGGACTTTGACCTGTCCCTGGCTGACGAAATGGACGCCCCTGAAACGCCAAATGCGTTTACTGCCGAACTGGACGATGTCAACGCCGAGTTGGACAGCCTGTCCCAGGGCATAGGTGAACCGAGCTTCACCGCCGAGGATGCGTTGGCATCTGCGGATGACGAACCTGAGTTCGATTTCCTGTCCGGCACCGACGAAGTCGCCACCAAGCTCGATCTGGCTCAGGCCTACATCGACATGGGGGATAAAGACGGTGCGCGGGACATCCTCAATGAAGTCGTGACGGAGGGTGACGACGGTCAGAAGAGCGAAGCCAAGGAAATGCTCTCGCGACTGGTGTGA
- a CDS encoding aspartate-semialdehyde dehydrogenase, with the protein MSQSFDIAVIGATGTVGETLVQILEERDFPVGNLHLLASSESAGHSVPFRGKNVRVREVDEFDFSKVQLVFFAAGPAVTLSFASRARAAGCSLIDLSGALPAEEAPQVVPEANAQVLAGLKTPFQVSSPSPSATTLAVVLAPLLGLIDLQRVHVTASLAVSAQGREAVTELARQTAELLNVRPLEPTFFDRQMAFNLLAQVGKPDEQGHTLLEKRLVRELRQVMALPLLKISATCIQAPVFFGDSFSVTLQSGSAVDLAKVNAALEDAPGIELVEAGDYPTPVGDAVGQDVVYVGRVRSGIDDPSELNLWLTSDNVRKGAALNAVQVAELLIKDLL; encoded by the coding sequence ATGAGCCAGTCCTTCGATATTGCCGTGATCGGCGCCACCGGTACTGTCGGCGAAACACTCGTCCAGATTCTCGAAGAACGGGACTTCCCGGTCGGCAACCTGCACCTGCTGGCCAGCAGCGAATCCGCCGGGCATTCCGTGCCGTTTCGCGGCAAAAACGTGCGTGTGCGTGAGGTCGACGAGTTCGATTTCAGCAAGGTTCAACTGGTGTTCTTCGCGGCTGGCCCGGCGGTGACCCTGAGTTTCGCTTCCCGTGCCCGTGCGGCGGGTTGCTCGTTGATCGACCTGTCCGGTGCGTTGCCGGCGGAGGAGGCGCCGCAAGTGGTGCCGGAAGCCAATGCCCAGGTGCTGGCCGGGTTGAAGACGCCGTTTCAGGTCAGCAGCCCAAGCCCGTCGGCTACCACGTTGGCCGTGGTGCTGGCGCCGTTGCTTGGGCTGATCGACTTGCAGCGGGTGCATGTCACCGCCAGCCTCGCCGTCTCCGCGCAAGGCCGCGAAGCTGTCACCGAGTTAGCCCGGCAAACGGCCGAGCTGCTCAACGTGCGGCCACTGGAGCCGACTTTTTTTGATCGGCAGATGGCGTTTAACCTGTTGGCGCAAGTGGGCAAACCTGATGAGCAGGGCCATACGCTGCTGGAAAAACGCCTGGTGCGTGAGCTGCGTCAGGTCATGGCGCTGCCTTTGTTAAAGATTTCCGCGACTTGCATTCAAGCCCCGGTGTTTTTTGGCGATAGCTTTAGTGTGACCCTGCAGTCAGGGAGCGCTGTGGACCTGGCCAAAGTGAACGCGGCGTTGGAAGACGCTCCCGGCATTGAGCTGGTCGAGGCCGGCGATTACCCGACCCCAGTGGGTGATGCGGTAGGGCAGGATGTGGTCTACGTCGGTCGGGTTCGCAGCGGTATTGATGACCCGTCGGAACTTAATTTGTGGCTGACGTCAGATAACGTACGCAAAGGTGCCGCGCTCAATGCTGTGCAGGTGGCTGAATTGTTGATAAAAGACCTGCTGTAA
- the asd gene encoding aspartate-semialdehyde dehydrogenase, translating into MKRVGLIGWRGMVGSVLMQRMLEEQDFDLIEPVFFTTSNVGGQAPSVGKDTGALKDAYSIEELKTLDVILTCQGGDYTSEVFPKLREAGWQGYWIDAASSLRMQDDAVIVLDPVNRKVIDQQLDAGTKNYIGGNCTVSLMLMGLGGLFEAGLVEWMSAMTYQAASGAGAQNMRELIKQMGATHAAVADELANPASAILDIDRKVAEAMRSDAYPTENFGVPLAGSLIPWIDKELPNGQSREEWKAQAETNKILGRFKSPIPVDGICVRIGAMRCHSQALTIKLNKDVPIADIEGLISQHNPWVKLVPNQREISMQELSPTKVTGTLNVPVGRLRKLNMGTQYLGAFTVGDQLLWGAAEPLRRMLRILLER; encoded by the coding sequence ATGAAACGTGTAGGTCTGATCGGTTGGCGCGGTATGGTCGGTTCCGTGCTCATGCAGCGGATGCTGGAAGAGCAGGATTTCGATCTGATCGAGCCGGTGTTTTTCACTACTTCAAATGTCGGTGGTCAAGCCCCGTCCGTGGGCAAGGATACCGGTGCGCTCAAGGACGCTTACAGCATTGAAGAGCTGAAAACCCTCGACGTGATTCTGACCTGCCAGGGTGGCGACTACACCAGCGAAGTTTTCCCTAAGCTGCGCGAAGCCGGTTGGCAGGGTTACTGGATCGACGCAGCTTCCAGCCTGCGTATGCAGGATGATGCGGTGATCGTGTTGGACCCGGTGAACCGTAAGGTCATCGACCAGCAGCTCGATGCGGGCACCAAGAACTACATTGGTGGCAACTGCACCGTCAGTCTGATGCTGATGGGCCTGGGCGGTCTGTTTGAAGCCGGTCTGGTGGAGTGGATGAGCGCCATGACGTATCAGGCGGCCTCCGGTGCTGGCGCGCAGAACATGCGTGAACTGATCAAACAAATGGGCGCGACCCACGCTGCTGTCGCCGATGAACTGGCCAACCCGGCCAGCGCGATCCTCGACATCGACCGTAAAGTCGCCGAAGCCATGCGCAGCGACGCTTACCCGACCGAAAACTTCGGTGTACCGCTGGCAGGCAGTTTGATCCCTTGGATCGACAAGGAGTTGCCAAACGGCCAGAGCCGTGAAGAGTGGAAAGCTCAGGCCGAAACCAACAAGATTCTGGGTCGCTTCAAGAGCCCGATTCCGGTGGACGGCATTTGCGTGCGCATCGGCGCCATGCGGTGCCACAGCCAGGCGCTCACCATCAAACTGAACAAAGACGTGCCAATCGCCGATATCGAAGGGCTGATAAGCCAGCACAACCCTTGGGTCAAGCTGGTGCCGAACCAGCGCGAAATCAGCATGCAGGAGCTGAGCCCGACGAAAGTCACCGGTACTCTGAATGTGCCGGTCGGTCGTCTGCGCAAGCTGAACATGGGCACTCAATACCTGGGCGCCTTCACCGTCGGCGACCAACTGTTGTGGGGCGCGGCCGAACCGCTGCGTCGTATGCTGCGGATCCTGCTTGAGCGTTGA
- the leuB gene encoding 3-isopropylmalate dehydrogenase codes for MSKQILILPGDGIGPEIMAEAVKVLELANDKYSLGFELSHDVIGGAAIDKHGVPLADETLDRARAADAVLLGAVGGPKWDTIERDIRPERGLLKIRAQLGLFGNLRPAILYPQLAEASSLKAEIVAGLDILIVRELTGGIYFGAPRGVRELENGERQAYDTLPYSESEIRRIARVGFDMAMVRGKKLCSVDKANVLASSQLWREVVEQVAKDYPEVELSHMYVDNAAMQLVRAPKQFDVIVTDNLFGDILSDEASMLTGSIGMLPSASLDAHNKGMYEPCHGSAPDIAGKGIANPLATILSVSMMLRYSFNQQGAAEAIEKAVSLVLDQGLRTGDIWSAGCTKVGTQQMGDAVVAALRNL; via the coding sequence ATGAGCAAGCAGATTCTGATTCTCCCAGGCGACGGTATTGGCCCGGAAATCATGGCCGAAGCGGTCAAGGTGCTGGAGCTGGCGAACGACAAGTACAGCCTGGGCTTCGAGCTGAGCCACGACGTGATCGGTGGCGCCGCCATCGACAAGCACGGCGTGCCGCTGGCTGACGAAACCCTGGATCGTGCTCGCGCTGCCGACGCTGTGCTGCTGGGCGCCGTGGGCGGCCCGAAATGGGACACCATCGAGCGTGACATCCGTCCTGAGCGCGGCCTGCTGAAAATTCGTGCGCAACTCGGTCTGTTTGGCAACCTGCGTCCGGCGATCCTGTACCCGCAACTGGCCGAGGCTTCGAGCCTGAAGGCAGAGATCGTTGCCGGCCTGGATATCCTGATCGTCCGTGAACTAACTGGGGGCATCTATTTCGGCGCGCCACGTGGCGTGCGCGAGCTGGAAAACGGCGAGCGTCAGGCTTACGACACGCTGCCGTACAGCGAAAGCGAAATTCGTCGTATCGCTCGTGTCGGTTTTGACATGGCCATGGTCCGTGGCAAAAAGCTGTGCTCGGTGGACAAGGCCAACGTGTTGGCGTCCAGTCAACTGTGGCGTGAAGTCGTTGAGCAAGTGGCCAAGGATTACCCGGAAGTCGAACTGAGCCACATGTATGTCGATAACGCGGCCATGCAATTGGTGCGTGCGCCCAAGCAGTTCGACGTGATCGTCACCGACAACCTGTTCGGCGACATTTTGTCTGACGAAGCGTCGATGCTCACCGGCTCCATCGGCATGCTGCCGTCGGCCTCGCTGGACGCCCACAACAAAGGCATGTACGAGCCGTGCCACGGTTCGGCTCCGGACATCGCGGGCAAAGGCATTGCCAACCCGCTGGCGACGATTTTGTCGGTGTCGATGATGTTGCGTTACAGCTTCAATCAGCAGGGTGCGGCAGAGGCCATCGAGAAGGCGGTGAGCCTGGTATTGGACCAGGGCCTGCGCACAGGCGACATCTGGTCGGCCGGTTGCACCAAGGTGGGTACACAGCAAATGGGCGATGCAGTAGTCGCCGCGCTGCGGAATCTGTAA